One part of the Diadema setosum chromosome 22, eeDiaSeto1, whole genome shotgun sequence genome encodes these proteins:
- the LOC140245105 gene encoding ubiquitin-like modifier-activating enzyme 5 has translation MASLEELKAKIEHLESELKIERERNENLAGRGRIETMSAEVVDSNPYSRLMALKRMGIVDNYERIRDFSVAVVGVGGVGSVTAEMLTRCGVGKLLLFDYDKVELANMNRLFFQPHQAGMSKVQAAKKTLRNINPDVEFETHNYNITTMENFKHFMSRIQNGGLKGGSVNLVLSCVDNFEARMAINMACNELGQHWIESGVSENAVSGHIQLIKPGETACFACAPPLVVAENIDEKTLKREGVCAASLPTTMGVVAGLLVQNTLKYLLEFGSVTHYLGYSALQDFFPTMSMKPNPNCDDSFCKKCQEEYQKQQAANPIVEIEEKEEEEVLHEANEWGIELVSETSVDDLSSKPAPELASGISYAYDKPAEDSAVADPAGATAAEDDGESLEDLMAKMKSL, from the exons ATGGCTTCCCTCGAAGAACTTAAAGCGAAAATCGAACATCTTGAATCGGAACTTAAAATAGAAAGGGAACGAAATGAAAACCTGGCGGGCAGAGGGAGGATAGAAACGATGAGCGCCGAAGTTGTTGACAGCAATCCCTACAG TCGTCTTATGGCGCTCAAAAGGATGGGTATTGTTGACAATTATGAG CGGATCCGTGATTTCAGTGTTGCTGTGGTTGGTGTTGGGGGTGTTGGTAGTGTGACAGCAGAGATGCTCACTCGATGTGGAGTTGGAAAG CTGCTCCTGTTTGACTATGACAAGGTAGAGCTGGCCAACATGAATCGTCTCTTCTTTCAACCTCACCAGGCTGGGATGAGCAAAGTCCAGGCTGCCAAAAAAACACTCAG aaacaTCAATCCAGATGTGGAGTTTGAGACCCACAATTATAACATCACCACCATGGAAAACTTCAAGCACTTCATGAGCCGAATTCA GAATGGTGGATTAAAAGGAGGTTCAGTCAATCTAGTTCTGAGTTGTGTGGACAACTTTGAAGCGAGAATGGCCATAAACATG GCATGCAACGAGCTGGGCCAGCACTGGATTGAGTCTGGAGTCAGTGAGAATGCGGTCTCAGGTCACATTCAACTCATCAAGCCTGGAGAAACAGCTTGTTTTGCT TGTGCCCCTCCCCTCGTAGTGGCGGAAAACATTGACGAGAAAACGCTAAAGAGAGAGGGCGTGTGTGCAGCCAGTCTACCCACAACCATGGGTGTTGTAGCAGGTCTCCTTGTACAAAACACACTCAA GTATCTACTAGAGTTTGGCAGTGTGACACACTACCTTGGCTACAGTGCCCTCCAAGACTTCTTCCCGACAATGTCCATGAAACCCAATCCAAATTGTGACGACAGCTTCTGCAAAAAGTGCCAAGAAGAGTACCAG AAGCAGCAAGCTGCCAACCCAATTGTGGAGatagaagagaaagaggaggaggaagtcCTACACGAAGCCAATGAGTGGG GTATCGAGCTAGTATCTGAAACAAGTGTGGATGACCTATCGAGTAAACCTGCCCCGGAACTAGCATCTGGCATCTCGTATGCATATGACAAACCAGCAGAGGACTCTGCG GTTGCTGATCCCGCGGGAGCCACAGCGGCCGAAGATGACGGAGAATCCCTGGAGGACCTCATGGCGAAGATGAAGAGCCTGTAA
- the LOC140245510 gene encoding phosphatidylinositol N-acetylglucosaminyltransferase subunit A-like, with product MKHNVCMVSDFFFPNTGGVESHIYQLSQCLLQRGHKVIVITHAYGERTGIRYLTNYLKVYYLPFGPFYNQCILPTLFTTLPLIRNILIRENITIVHGHSSFSTMAHEAMFHAKTMGLKTVFTDHSLFGFADASSILTNAILQFSLADVNHVICVSHTSKENTVLRASMPPRLVSVISNAVDPTVFKPDTSKRRQDRITIVVVSRLVYRKGMDLLAGIIPIICQAHSDVDFLIGGDGPKRIDIEEVREKHQLQERVTMLGAVEHSNVKNVLNQGDIFINASLTEAFCIAIVEATLCGLQVVSTKVGGVPEVLPPDLIILTEPSVKGIVNALEKAIERHRQGSYHSPEEVYQRMAHVYTWQNVAERTERVYDSIVDDPKLSVGERLHCYSKCGIWAGKFFILIAAINYILYCFLEWFLPRTGIDMVPEVPLSPVSTGAPSLVDDYDSDKTKAQAPSVTRRVTRSQTRRAREGSRTEYASS from the exons ATGAAGCATAACGTGTG CATGGTTTCAGATTTCTTCTTCCCAAACACCGGGGGTGTTGAGAGTCACATATACCAGCTGTCGCAGTGTCTCCTTCAGAGGGGGCACAAG GTGATTGTAATTACCCATGCATATGGCGAAAGAACCGGTATCAGGTACCTTACCAACTACCTCAAG GTCTACTATTTGCCATTTGGACCTTTCTACAACCAGTGCATTCTGCCAACGCTGTTCACAACACTGCCTCTGATCCGAAACATTCTCATCAGAGAAAATATCACAATTGTTCATGGCCATTCA TCTTTCTCAACCATGGCCCATGAAGCCATGTTCCATGCCAAGACGATGGGCCTCAAGACCGTCTTCACAGACCACTCCCTCTTCGGATTTGCCGACGCCAGCTCTATCCTCACCAACGCAATCCTGCAGTTTTCATTGGCTGATGTAAATCATGTGATCTGTGTCTCACACACAAG TAAAGAGAACACAGTGTTGAGGGCGTCAATGCCCCCACGGCTGGTCTCGGTCATCTCAAATGCAGTGGATCCCACAGTTTTCAAACCAGATACATCCAAGAGGAGACAGGACAGAA tTACCATCGTAGTCGTCAGTCGTCTTGTCTACAGGAAAGGAATGGACCTTCTTGCTGGCATCATTCCCATTATTTGCCAGGCACACAGTGATGTGGATTTCTTGATAG GTGGTGATGGACCAAAGAGGATTGACATCGAGGAGGTGAGAGAGAAACACCAGCTCCAGGAGAGAGTGACCATGCTTGGAGCCGTCGAACATTCCAATGTCAAGAAT GTCTTGAACCAAGGGGATATATTCATCAATGCATCCCTGACCGAAGCCTTCTGCATCGCCATCGTGGAGGCCACTCTTTGCGG ACTTCAGGTTGTGAGTACCAAAGTTGGAGGAGTCCCTGAGGTCCTTCCACCGGATCTCATCATACTGACAGAGCCAAGTGTCAAAG GAATAGTCAATGCCCTGGAGAAGGCGATTGAGAGGCACAGGCAAGGGAGCTACCACAGCCCGGAGGAAGTCTACCAACGCATGGCACACGTCTACACATGGCAGAATGTGGCTGAGAGAACAGAAAGG GTGTATGACAGCATCGTGGATGATCCCAAACTGAGTGTGGGAGAGAGGCTACACTGCTACTCCAAGTGTGGAATATGGGCAGGGAAGTTTTTCATCCTCATCGCAGCCATCAATTACATCCTCTACTGCTTTCTGGAATGGTTCCTTCCTCGAACA GGCATAGATATGGTGCCAGAAGTGCCATTATCCCCAGTTTCAACGGGGGCGCCATCTCTTGTCGATGATTATGACAGTGATAAAACAAAAGCACAAGCACCTTCAGTGACAAGGAGGGTGACAAGGTCGCAGACGCGGAGAGCACGCGAAGGAAGTCGTACGGAGTACGCTTCGAGCTGA